GGATGCATCTCGAGCCTGTTGTCCAAGGATATTGAAAGGTCGACCGGCGGCCTGACGCTCCATCGCAAATGCATGCGTGACGAGCAATTCGAGCGGATCGAAATGGCGGCCAGCGATCGCGGCTTCCTGATCGGCGTGTCGCTCAATGGCGGACATCGGCGCACGATCTACGGCGGGGCCGGCAAATCCGAGCGGCGGTTTCAGCACAACTCGATCTACATTCGCGATTTTTCCCGGAATTTCCGCGCCGACCTGTACGGCAAGTTCGACTTCGTGCTGATCGAGCTGTCTCACGGCTACCTCGATGACCTGGGCCGCGAGCACGACGGAACGGAAATCGGCGGCCTGACCTGCGCGCCCGACGTGCAGGACGCGGTGCTGGGTCATCTCGCGCACGCCGTCGCCGACAGCCTCGACGGGCCCGGTGCGCTGAACACGCTGTTCGTCGAGCAGATGGGGCTCGCGATCGGCACGCATCTCGCACGCCAATACGGCAACACGAGCGCCCGCGACCTGAGGCACAAGGGCAGCCTGTCGCCGGCCAAGACGGCACTCGCCAAGGAGCTGCTGATGGAAAAGGCGGATCTCGGCGTGTCGATCGAGGAGGTTGCGAGCGAATGCGATCTGTCGCGCGGCTATTTCATCCGTGCGTTCTCGCGAACGACGGGTCGCACGCCGCATCAATGGCTGCTCGAACAGCGCGTGATCCGCGCCCGGCAGCTGATCGAGACGACCGACATGACGCTCGCGGAAATCGCGGCCGTCTGCGGCTTTGCGGACCAGAGCCATCTGAATCGCGTCTTCGCCCGCATCGTCGGCCATCCGCCTGGCGCATGGCGGCGCGGCCTGTCCCGCTGACGCTACAGCTACGCGCGCCATGCGCGTCATTGAAGCGGCGTCGCGTCGTAATTGACCGGCACCCAGTCGTACTGATCCCCATCCCTGCGCAAATGCCCGAGCCCAGGAAATGCGATGTGCGCGGCGCCGACCAGATAATGCTTGTCCTCGACACGCTTGAGCGTATCGCGCCGGGTGCGGCGCGCGACGTCGGCATCGCTGTCGTACTGGACGGTCGCGTCCGGATCCTGCAACTGGATCGCCGCGACGTGCACGATATCGCCCCACGCGAGCAGCCCGGCGTTGCCGCTCTCGATCAGATAGGCCGTATGGCCCGGCGTATGGCCGGGCATCGGCACCGCGCGAATACCGGGGGCGAGCGTTGCTTCGCCGCGAAACGTCTTGAAGCGTCCGGCCGCGACGTACGGCGCGACCGACGCGGCCGCCGCATCGAAAAACGATGCCAGGAACGCCGGTGCCTGTGCCTTGTTGTCCGGATCGAGCCAGTAATTCGCCTCGATCTCGTTCACGCGAACGACCGCATTCGGAAAGGTCATCTTGCCGTTCGACACAATGCCGCCGACATGATCCTTGTGCAGATGCGTGAGCAACACTTCGTCGATCTGCTCCGGCGCATAGCCCGCCGCACGCAGGTTGGCGAGCAGCTTGCCGCAGCAGTCGCCATACAGCACACCGGCGCCGGTATCGACGAGAATCCGCTTCGATCCCGTGTCGACCAGGAACGCGTTGATCGACCCCTGTACGGGCGGCTCGAGAAACGCGCGATCGAGATCGCGCCGGATCTCGTCCTTCGAAACACCGCGAAAGACCGTATCGATCGGAAACGGATGCGTGCCGTCGGACAGCGCGACGATCCTAAGGTCGCCGAGCTTCTGCCGGTAGAAGCCGGGAGCCTGGTTCCCGCCGCCCGGCTCGCCGGCGAACGCGACCGATGCGAGGATGCCGACGCACCACGCGATGAGCAGCATGCCGCCCGAGCGCGCCGCGCGCGTGCGCCAGTTCAAGTTCTTCAAGTCCGCTCCCCGGTTGCGTATCGACGTTGCGCGCCGGCTTGCCGGTCCGGCCGGCGAGGGGCACGCGACACCGAGCTTACCGAGCAGGTGCGCAATAATCCTGAGCGGGACATGAATCGTTCTGAAGTGAAGGCCGGGCCTCGGCGGCACCGGCCCGGATTCAGGCGGCCCGGTCAGGCGCGCGCTGCGCGGCAATCAATGCATCGCGAAAGACCGCAGCCGGCTGCGCGCCGCTGACGACCGACGGCCCGATGCGCGTCGACGGCACCGAAGCGACGCCTTCGCGCACCGCATCCGCTTCGAGCGCGGCCACCGCGTCAAGCCCTTCGCCGGACGCCAGGAACGCACGCACCGCGTCGCCCGGCAAACCGGCGCCGGTCGCAAGCTCGACCAGCACGTCCGCATCGCCGATATCCCGGCCGTCGCGGAAATAGGCGGCAAACAGCGCATCGACGAGCGCGGCCGCGCTACCGCGTTGTTGAGCGAACCAGACGAGCCGGTGTGCAAGCCGCGTGTTCGGCGTGCGCGCGATCCGTGCATGATCGAACACGAGGCCTGCCGCCCGGCCGGCTTCGGCCACATGCGCATCGAGTGCCTGCGAGCGCGCCCAACTGCCGAACTTCGCGCTCCGGTACGCCTTGCGGTCGATGCCGCCGGCCGGCATCGTCGGGTTCAGTTCGAACGGCACGAACCGGACGCTCACGTTGCCGGCCAGGCCGGCTTCGTCGATCGCTTCCGCGAGCCGGTGCTCCGCGATCCAGCACCACGGGCAGATGAGATCGTAGGTCACCGTTACTTCGATAGGTTTCATCGCAGCCTCCTGTACATTGCAGTCCAGAAGATAGCGCTTGCGGGCCGGCGATAGAATGCGAACGGCACGCAACGCATCGTTGCGACACGCACAAAGGCACGAAGTCACAAAGGCGACAACATGGACAAATTCTCCGCGCTGCGCGCGTTCGTGGAAGTAGCGGAAGCCGGCGGCTTCTCGAGCGCGGGGCGGCGTCTCGAACTCGCGGCATCGTCGGTGGTACGCGCGGTGGATGCGCTCGAGGCGTCGCTCGGCACCGTGCTGCTGAACCGCACGACGCGACAGGTCACGCTGTCCGATGCCGGCTCCGTGTACTACGCCCGCGCGAAGCGGCTGCTCGAGGAACTCGCGGAAGCCGACGCACTGGTCGCCGATCGCGGCGACGAGCCGTCCGGGCCGCTGCGCGTGTCGGTGCCGGTCGCGTACGGCGTGCGCCGCATCGCGCCGCACGTCGCGGCCTTCCTCGCGCGCTATCCGAAGCTCGACCTCGACCTGCAACTCACCGACGAACGCGTCGATCTCGTCACTGGCCGGATCGACGTCGCGATCCGGCTCGGCGAAGCGGCGCCGGCCGCGGAAGTCGTCGCGCGGCAGCTCGGCACGTTCCAGCGCTATGTCGTCGCGAGCCACGACTACCTCGATGCGCACGGCACGCCAGCGGCGCCGGGCGAACTGGTCGATCATGGCTGCCTGCGCTTTCACTTCGGCGGCGACCAGCAGGCGTGGACGTTTGCCGATGCGCACGGCACGACGAAAGTGCTCGTCGCCGGGCGACTGAAATCGAACCACAGCGAAGTGTTGCGCGATGCCGTGCTCGACGGCGCCGGCATCGCGCTGCTGCCCGACTGGCTGGTCGATGCCGACGTCCAGTCGGGCCGCCTGCGCAGGCTCTTCGAACGGTACGACGTCACGCCCGATGCGGCCCGCTCGGTCGTCACCGCGCTCTACCTGCCGAATCAGCGCGGCTCGAAGCGCGTCACGGCATTCATCGATTTCGTCGAAGCGCTGGCGCGCGCGCAGCACTGAGCCGCACGGCGCGCCGCGTTACCAGCCGAACTTCGCTTCCATGCCGACATAGTCGGCGTTGCGCGCACCGAGCGCGCGAATCGAATCGGCGACCTGGAAGTGCACGGCCTCGACCGCCAGCGCCAGGTTCGGATTGACGAGCCAGTCCACGCGGGCCTGCGCATACATGCCCGTCCACGAACCGCCCTTGCCGGCCGTGCCGGGCACCGCCTGCATCCCCTGCCCGTAGATCGCGTCGGCCGTCGTCTCGCGCCACTGGAAACCGACCGCGGTCAGCACCGTCACGTTGCCGGCCGGCTTGAACGTCAGCGAAGGCTTCACGTGAATCAGGTTGCTGTAGCCGGTGTAGCCGGCGAGCGTGAAGTAATAGCCGTTCGGGAACAGCGGGTTGAAGGTGCCCATGCGCCCGTCGCCGGGATGCTTGTCGCCCGACGCGCCGTCGACCTGAATGCCGATGCGCGGCGTGCCCGGCGTCTTCGTGAACGTGTAGCCGCCCAGCGCGCCGAACGCCCATGCACCGATCGTGTCCGGTCCGATGTGCCCCGTCTGGAGCATCGCCTCGACGTCCCAGTCGAGCCGGCCGGATTTGCCCGCGTAGCGCATGTCGAATACGTCGCGCCGCTCGGTGCCGGCCCCGTCGAGATAGCGCGCGTTGTCGCGCGTATAGCGTGACCAGTAGCCCGACAGGTCGCCGGGGCCCGTGCCGTTGCGCTCGATGCGCACGCCGTCGAATCTCAGGTGCCGGTTCGACACGTCGTCGAACGCCGCGTCGTTGCGATATTGCACCGGGCGCGACACATAGCCGATCAGCCGCCATTTGCCGATTTCGTAATCCGCCCACAGCGCGTCGAACGCCTGACGCACATTCGGCCCGTCGCGCACCGCCACGAATCGCTGCAAGTCGAACGCCATCTCCTGCCGGCCGATGCGGGTCTTGAACGTGCCGCCGCCGACCTGGTCGACATAGGCGACGAACGCCTGCTCGATATCGAGTTGATCCTTGTCGACGGACCCGACCGTATCCTTGCCGAACGGCCGCGCATCGACGAACTGGACGAACGCCTGGAAATGCCCGGCATAACGCAGATCCGCATGCACCGTCGCGCGCTGGATCACGTAGTTGTCGTCATGCGCGGCGCCGAGCCCGAACAGCGGCGCGTTGTTCAGCTCGAAGCGCTCGCGCAGGTTCGCGCCGAGCGACAGGTAGGTCGACGGGTCGCCGCCCAGCGGGATGTACTTCAGCGCATCGCCCGGCTGGCGCGGCACGCACGGATTCGAGAGGACCGACCAGTCTTCCTGCCAGCGGTTGAACAGCAGCGTGGGCCGCTTTGCGGTGCACGTCGTGCCGGCCGTGGAAGCCGGTGCCGCGGATGCCTCGGCACCGGCCGCCGTACCGGCGTAGGTCGCGACGCCGCCTGCCAGCACGGCGGCCGGCAGCACGCTCCGCCATGCCCGCCCCATCGACCGGCGACCCATTATTTCGACCGCGCGTGGATCTCGGCGACGTAGCCGCCCGGGAACTGCACGAGCGCGGCATCGCGCCCGTCCGACGTGAACGTCGGCACCAGCACGGTCACGCCCGCGGCCTGCGCCTGCTTCAGCGTCGCGGCCAGATCCGGCACTTCATAGCCCGTCATCTCGCGGCCGAACGGATAGGGCAGATGGCCGTCGGTGGCCAGCACGGTCATCTTGCCGAAACCCGACTCGATGCGGATGCGCCGGTACGTATCGTTCGGCCGGCCGATCTCGATGCCCGGCGCCTTGCGCACATCGGACACGACCTTGCCGCGCGAGAACGCGACGAAGTCGTGCACCAGCTTGTTCGCGCTTTCCGGCGACACGTACACGCGGTTTTCAGGCACCGTCTGCAGCGGGTCGTAGTGCGGCGCCTGGGTGTGCCAGTACAGCTGCATGTTCACGCCGCCCGGCCAGCGGACGATCGCATCGCGGCCGATCGGGTCGGGGAACGTGTCGACGATCACGTCCGCGCCGTGCGCGCGCGCCGACTTCATCGCGACGTCCATGTCGGTGACGAGATAGCCGGTGCGCTCCGCGCAGAACGGATACGGGATCGGCGTCTTGAAGCCGAACACCGAGATCGTGCCGGCCGGCGTGAATACGAGCTGCGACATCGTCTGGCTCGGCGTCGGCGTGACCTGGAACACGCCCTGCTGCGA
The DNA window shown above is from Burkholderia pyrrocinia and carries:
- a CDS encoding MBL fold metallo-hydrolase: MLLIAWCVGILASVAFAGEPGGGNQAPGFYRQKLGDLRIVALSDGTHPFPIDTVFRGVSKDEIRRDLDRAFLEPPVQGSINAFLVDTGSKRILVDTGAGVLYGDCCGKLLANLRAAGYAPEQIDEVLLTHLHKDHVGGIVSNGKMTFPNAVVRVNEIEANYWLDPDNKAQAPAFLASFFDAAAASVAPYVAAGRFKTFRGEATLAPGIRAVPMPGHTPGHTAYLIESGNAGLLAWGDIVHVAAIQLQDPDATVQYDSDADVARRTRRDTLKRVEDKHYLVGAAHIAFPGLGHLRRDGDQYDWVPVNYDATPLQ
- a CDS encoding DsbA family oxidoreductase, with translation MKPIEVTVTYDLICPWCWIAEHRLAEAIDEAGLAGNVSVRFVPFELNPTMPAGGIDRKAYRSAKFGSWARSQALDAHVAEAGRAAGLVFDHARIARTPNTRLAHRLVWFAQQRGSAAALVDALFAAYFRDGRDIGDADVLVELATGAGLPGDAVRAFLASGEGLDAVAALEADAVREGVASVPSTRIGPSVVSGAQPAAVFRDALIAAQRAPDRAA
- a CDS encoding alginate export family protein, with amino-acid sequence MGRRSMGRAWRSVLPAAVLAGGVATYAGTAAGAEASAAPASTAGTTCTAKRPTLLFNRWQEDWSVLSNPCVPRQPGDALKYIPLGGDPSTYLSLGANLRERFELNNAPLFGLGAAHDDNYVIQRATVHADLRYAGHFQAFVQFVDARPFGKDTVGSVDKDQLDIEQAFVAYVDQVGGGTFKTRIGRQEMAFDLQRFVAVRDGPNVRQAFDALWADYEIGKWRLIGYVSRPVQYRNDAAFDDVSNRHLRFDGVRIERNGTGPGDLSGYWSRYTRDNARYLDGAGTERRDVFDMRYAGKSGRLDWDVEAMLQTGHIGPDTIGAWAFGALGGYTFTKTPGTPRIGIQVDGASGDKHPGDGRMGTFNPLFPNGYYFTLAGYTGYSNLIHVKPSLTFKPAGNVTVLTAVGFQWRETTADAIYGQGMQAVPGTAGKGGSWTGMYAQARVDWLVNPNLALAVEAVHFQVADSIRALGARNADYVGMEAKFGW
- a CDS encoding glyoxalase, with the protein product MIALKLQQVWRMTAASTAVLGALLAAAPAHADETRLLETSSAKVPAVAVGPQYDTTHVCVAPEDFDRFADSFVATFGGKKSQQGVFQVTPTPSQTMSQLVFTPAGTISVFGFKTPIPYPFCAERTGYLVTDMDVAMKSARAHGADVIVDTFPDPIGRDAIVRWPGGVNMQLYWHTQAPHYDPLQTVPENRVYVSPESANKLVHDFVAFSRGKVVSDVRKAPGIEIGRPNDTYRRIRIESGFGKMTVLATDGHLPYPFGREMTGYEVPDLAATLKQAQAAGVTVLVPTFTSDGRDAALVQFPGGYVAEIHARSK
- a CDS encoding LysR family transcriptional regulator — protein: MDKFSALRAFVEVAEAGGFSSAGRRLELAASSVVRAVDALEASLGTVLLNRTTRQVTLSDAGSVYYARAKRLLEELAEADALVADRGDEPSGPLRVSVPVAYGVRRIAPHVAAFLARYPKLDLDLQLTDERVDLVTGRIDVAIRLGEAAPAAEVVARQLGTFQRYVVASHDYLDAHGTPAAPGELVDHGCLRFHFGGDQQAWTFADAHGTTKVLVAGRLKSNHSEVLRDAVLDGAGIALLPDWLVDADVQSGRLRRLFERYDVTPDAARSVVTALYLPNQRGSKRVTAFIDFVEALARAQH
- a CDS encoding helix-turn-helix domain-containing protein, yielding MPAPLVAPPAPPKDTLGCISSLLSKDIERSTGGLTLHRKCMRDEQFERIEMAASDRGFLIGVSLNGGHRRTIYGGAGKSERRFQHNSIYIRDFSRNFRADLYGKFDFVLIELSHGYLDDLGREHDGTEIGGLTCAPDVQDAVLGHLAHAVADSLDGPGALNTLFVEQMGLAIGTHLARQYGNTSARDLRHKGSLSPAKTALAKELLMEKADLGVSIEEVASECDLSRGYFIRAFSRTTGRTPHQWLLEQRVIRARQLIETTDMTLAEIAAVCGFADQSHLNRVFARIVGHPPGAWRRGLSR